In Sander vitreus isolate 19-12246 chromosome 7, sanVit1, whole genome shotgun sequence, a genomic segment contains:
- the LOC144520532 gene encoding phosphatidylinositol 4,5-bisphosphate 3-kinase catalytic subunit gamma isoform encodes MDPALLLSQAVSPHAVDFPSGMSTQGCSANSLKFICEFKPGPGPPKASGDEDYNVNMDCESVSVILPAQCSVYQLRLRICMQAQEQRCHPDPLAVLDPEKYTLLYARGEDWYEAYDDCQVIRTLDIPWSCDDTGRLLAHIVVKPLMAVDLEEKKKQQQCLAYLIGYNLEKEPSDRLGELTFTRRTLASPRRQELRDRDDMLYATEPWITRAPIPNDLQDQLNRKLPVILHFMNKISFSIEVDFSATPDVLLTVFRRVMVDQGLDYDTSDRLVLKVSGREEFLSGDYPLSDFLWVRQCLKTIQDLHLSVVPVSQLVDETVKFVDWPLVDGSSGQFSSHDDLRLEGKDLDDIFMISLWDCNRRLRVKLLGFDIPKLPSKCPQSVYVKASILYGNKVLSSVSSLPKAFADEVLWNEWLDFDVLLRDLPRGAKLGFTIIASGGDIAPVTKDLQKEKGKVLYFVNLLLIDHRSVLSQGPYTMHMWPYPDLEEGAITYQADKLSSATNPDIADSMAISFLLDRYSFPVVLPNSFSSSESSRSPGSRHTLTKSTASSNALSSSPSSPSSHSSPFSPSSPSSPPSTSSSTASSSLHVNPLQDSLTDTVTLRFPSPVTSTKRSGLTRFREESIRYASNLPHYLRNVDWMNRRVVEDVHWLLGNWDPGELDVTLALELIGIDFADVMVRRLAVQRLESLSNDDVLKYLLQLVQTLKVESYHDSFLARFLIRSALRSKRIGHFFFWYVRSEVAGCLYFRQRMAVILEAYLLGCGQAMLDSFTQQVQAVEALQEVAIRIKNLYPDKTDLPPTAHFRLQELLRNCNLPNEFLLPFDPRIKAGRILLDKSKVMASKKKPLWLEFSPMPSPTSATPVGIIFKQGDDLRQDMLVIQTLVVMDSIWQEKSLDLNLVPYGCIATGHNIGIIEIVRDAATIAAVQRNHGGTTGAFRNDALYEWLKSKSPLQEVHYKTSERFVKSCAGYCVATYVLGIGDRHNDNIMITDQGNLFHIDFGHILGNTKHFLGMNRERVPFVLTPDFLYVMGREKGSNSLYFQRFRDTCTQAYLLLRSHSRLLVTLFSLMLLTGIPELSAAEDMRYLREALQEQQGVAEAKEHFLQQISECEKMSWTVQTNWWIHMWAGIK; translated from the exons ATGGATCCTGCATTGCTCCTGAGTCAGGCTGTCAGTCCACATGCTGTGGACTTTCCATCTGGGATGTCAACTCAAGGCTGCTCTGCAAACAGCCTGAAGTTTATCTGTGAGTTTAAGCCTGGGCCTGGTCCACCGAAGGCGTCTGGCGATGAGGATTACAATGTCAATATGGATTGCGAGTCAGTGTCAGTCATCCTCCCTGCGCAGTGCAGTGTGTACCAGCTGCGGCTACGCATCTGTATGCAG GCACAGGAACAAAGGTGCCATCCAGACCCACTTGCTGTATTGGACCCAGAGAAATACACTCTGCTATATGCCAGGGGGGAAGACTGGTATGAAGCCTACGATGACTGTCAGGTTATCAGGACGTTAGACATTCCGTGGTCGTGTGATGACACTGGGCGTCTGTTGGCGCACATAGTGGTAAAACCGCTGATGGCAGTTGATttagaggagaagaagaaacaacAGCAGTGTCTGGCTTACCTGATTGGATACAACCTGGAGAAAGAACCGTCTGACAGACTTGGTGAGCTCACATTCACCCGTAGGACACTGGCATCTCCGAGAAGACAAGAGCTAAGGGATCGGGATGACATGTTATATGCCACAGAGCCTTGGATAACACGCGCCCCCATTCCAAATGACCTACAGGACCAGCTCAACAGAAAGCTCCCTGTCATTCTCCATTTCATGAACAAGATCAGCTTCAGCATAGAGGTGGATTTTAGTGCAACACCAGATGTTCTCCTTACAGTATTCAGAAGGGTGATGGTAGACCAGGGGCTTGATTATGACACTTCTGATCGTCTGGTGTTAAAAGTCTCTGGGAGGGAGGAGTTTTTATCTGGAGACTACCCCCTGAGTGATTTCCTCTGGGTTCGCCAGTGCTTGAAAACCATTCAAGACCTCCACCTCTCTGTGGTCCCTGTGTCGCAGCTTGTCGATGAGACTGTCAAGTTTGTGGACTGGCCCCTTGTTGATGGATCCAGTGGCCAGTTTAGCTCCCACGATGATCTCCGGCTCGAAGGGAAGGATTTGGATGACATCTTCATGATATCCTTGTGGGACTGCAACAGAAGACTCAGAGTGAAATTGCTCGGTTTTGACATCCCAAAACTTCCAAGCAAATGCCCTCAGTCTGTTTATGTAAAAGCCTCCATACTTTATGGTAACAAGGTTCTCTCTTCAGTGTCCTCCCTTCCCAAGGCCTTCGCAGATGAAGTGCTGTGGAATGAGTGGCTGGACTTTGATGTTCTCCTCAGGGATTTGCCACGGGGAGCCAAGCTGGGTTTCACTATTATTGCTAGTGGTGGTGACATTGCCCCAGTAACCAAAGACCTGCAGAAAGAGAAGGGGAAAGTCCTCTACTTTGTCAATCTGCTCTTGATTGATCACAG GTCCGTCCTTAGCCAGGGCCCCTACACCATGCATATGTGGCCCTACCCTGACCTGGAAGAAGGGGCCATCACCTACCAGGCAGACAAGTTGTCTTCTGCTACTAACCCAGACATAGCTGACTCCATGGCTATCAGCTTCCTTCTAGACCGCTACAGCTTCCCTGTGGTTCTGCCAAATAGCTTCAGCTCCTCTGAAAGCTCCCGCAGTCCTGGATCCAGGCACACCCTGACCAAATCTACTGCTTCCTCTAatgctctctcctcctcaccctcttcaCCCTCTTCACACTCCTCACCCTTCTCACCCTCCTCACCCTCCTCACCCCCTTCCACCTCATCCAGCACAGCTTCTTCCTCTCTGCATGTAAATCCTCTCCAGGACTCATTGACTGACACTGTAACTCTCAGATTCCCATCTCCAGTCACCAGCACCAAAAGATCTGGACTCACAAGGTTCCGGGAGGAGAGCATCCGCTACGCCTCAAATCTACCCCATTATCTGCGCAATGTTGATTGGATGAACCGCAGAGTGGTTGAGGATGTCCACTGGCTACTGGGAAACTGGGATCCTGGAGAACTGGATGTAACATTGGCCCTGGAACTAATAGGCATTGACTTTGCTGACGTAATGGTTAGGAGACTGGCAGTCCAGAGATTGGAGAGCCTGTCCAATGATGATGTATTGAAGTATCTGCTGCAGCTGGtgcag ACCCTCAAAGTGGAATCTTACCATGACAGTTTCCTCGCTCGGTTCCTCATCCGAAGCGCTCTGCGG AGCAAGAGAATTGGCCACTTCTTCTTCTGGTATGTCCGCAGTGAGGTGGCAGGGTGTCTGTACTTTCGCCAGCGCATGGCTGTGATTCTGGAGGCTTACCTGCTGGGCTGTGGTCAGGCAATGCTTGACAGCTTCACCCAGCAAGTTCAGGCTGTGGAGGCCCTACAGGAGGTTGCTATAAGGATTAAAAATCTCTACCCCGACAAGACCGACCTTCCTCCTACAG CTCATTTCAGGCTTCAAGAGCTTCTTAGAAACTGTAATCTGCCAAATGAATTCCTGCTGCCCTTTGACCCCCGCATCAAAGCTGGAAGGATCCTG CTGGACAAATCCAAGGTGATGGCCTCGAAGAAGAAGCCGCTGTGGCTGGAGTTCTCTCCCATGCCGTCGCCCACCTCTGCCACACCTGTGGGAATAATCTTCAAACAGGGGGATGACCTCAGACAGGACATGCTGGTCATTCAG ACCCTGGTGGTGATGGACTCTATCTGGCAGGAGAAATCTCTGGACCTTAACCTGGTTCCGTATGGCTGCATCGCCACAGGACACAACATAG GTATCATTGAGATTGTGAGGGATGCAGCAACCATCGCTGCAGTCCAGAGGAACCACGGAGGAACGACAGGAGCCTTCAGAAACGATGCTCTGTATGAGTGGCTCAAGTCCAAATCTCCCCTCCAGGAAGTA CACTACAAGACTTCGGAGAGATTTGTGAAGTCATGTGCTGGTTATTGTGTGGCCACCTATGTATTGGGTATAGGAGATCGACACAATGACAACATCATGATCACAGACCAAG GGAACCTGTTTCACATCGACTTCGGTCACATCCTGGGTAACACGAAGCACTTCCTGGGGATGAACAGGGAGCGTGTACCATTCGTCCTCACACCTGACTTCCTGTATGTTATGGGCAGAGAGAAAGGGAGCAACAGCCTCTACTTTCAGCGCTTCAGG GACACTTGCACCCAGGCATACCTCTTGCTGCGCTCGCACTCTCGTCTGCTGGTCACTCTTTTCTCCCTCATGCTGCTGACGGGCATCCCAGAGCTGAGCGCTGCAGAGGACATGCGCTACCTGCGGGAGGCGCTCCAGGAGCAACAGGGCGTAGCAGAGGCCAAGGAGCATTTCCTCCAGCAAATCTCTGAGTGTGAGAAGATGAGCTGGACTGTGCAGACCAACTGGTGGATTCACATGTGGGCAGGCATCAAGTAG